The Thiothrix subterranea genome has a segment encoding these proteins:
- a CDS encoding Eco57I restriction-modification methylase domain-containing protein, with translation MLAIPDHLHREACQQLPDTQRSQLGQYMTSAAIARFMASLFHYPEQARLLDAGAGTGSLTAAFLDAALQHGTSTAVDAWEIDPTLRRYLQTTLEQYVQRGQGRVTTQLHSVDFIEDTSFAAQTSIGKRYTHAILNPPYKKINTQSRHRQLLRKAGIETVNLYTGFVALAILLLETGGELVAIIPRSFCNGSYYRPFRELLLKQCAIRHIHLFESRSKAFGADDVLQENIIIHLVKSEEQGQVTVSTSHDARFADYQEACFAFANIVKPGDVEQFIHIPTSHAATDIPAVSTHSLVELGLEVCTGPVVDFRLKECWSAQPGNNTVPLLYPHHFSTGQLVWPKLHKKPNALHLLPASRRWLMPNGHYVLVKRFSTKEERRRVVAYHLTPAMLGSELIGFENHWNIFHIGKAGLDATLASGLATFLNSTVLDDWFRVFSGHTQVNATDLRTLRYPSRAQLRVLGERAASYASIDQTTIDQLVAAL, from the coding sequence ATGTTAGCCATCCCCGATCACCTGCACCGCGAAGCCTGCCAGCAACTGCCGGACACCCAACGCAGTCAGTTAGGCCAATACATGACCTCCGCTGCCATTGCCCGCTTCATGGCCTCGCTGTTCCATTACCCGGAACAAGCCCGCCTGCTGGATGCTGGTGCAGGCACAGGTTCGCTGACCGCTGCTTTTTTGGACGCTGCCCTGCAACACGGCACAAGCACCGCAGTGGATGCTTGGGAAATTGATCCCACACTGCGCCGTTACCTGCAAACCACGCTGGAACAATATGTGCAACGCGGGCAAGGGCGCGTCACTACCCAATTACATTCTGTTGATTTCATCGAAGACACCAGCTTTGCAGCACAAACCAGTATCGGCAAACGCTACACACACGCCATCCTCAACCCGCCATACAAGAAGATCAACACCCAGTCCCGCCACCGTCAACTCTTGCGCAAAGCCGGGATTGAAACCGTCAATCTATACACCGGCTTTGTTGCACTCGCCATCCTGCTGCTGGAAACCGGCGGCGAACTGGTTGCGATTATCCCGCGCTCGTTCTGCAACGGCAGCTATTACCGCCCGTTCCGTGAACTGCTGTTAAAACAGTGCGCTATTCGCCACATCCACCTATTTGAAAGCCGCAGCAAAGCTTTCGGTGCAGACGACGTATTACAAGAAAACATCATCATTCATCTGGTCAAAAGCGAGGAGCAAGGGCAAGTCACCGTTTCGACTTCGCACGATGCCCGTTTCGCTGACTATCAGGAAGCCTGCTTTGCCTTTGCCAATATCGTCAAACCGGGTGATGTCGAACAATTCATCCACATCCCGACCAGCCATGCCGCAACAGATATTCCCGCAGTCAGTACCCATTCGTTGGTAGAACTGGGCTTGGAAGTTTGTACCGGCCCCGTGGTCGATTTCCGCCTGAAAGAATGCTGGAGCGCACAACCCGGCAACAACACCGTGCCCTTGCTCTACCCACACCATTTCAGTACCGGACAACTGGTTTGGCCTAAACTACACAAGAAACCTAACGCTTTGCACCTGCTACCAGCCTCCCGGAGATGGCTGATGCCAAATGGACATTACGTGCTGGTTAAACGCTTTTCCACCAAGGAAGAACGCCGTCGTGTTGTCGCTTATCACCTGACACCGGCAATGCTGGGCAGTGAACTGATCGGCTTTGAAAACCACTGGAATATCTTCCACATCGGCAAGGCAGGGTTGGATGCAACACTGGCTAGTGGTTTGGCAACCTTCCTCAATTCGACTGTGCTGGATGATTGGTTCCGCGTATTTTCCGGGCATACACAAGTCAACGCTACCGACTTGCGTACCTTGCGTTACCCCAGTCGCGCCCAATTGCGGGTACTCGGCGAACGTGCCGCCAGCTATGCCAGCATTGACCAAACCACCATCGACCAACTGGTTGCAGCCCTATGA
- the vapC gene encoding type II toxin-antitoxin system tRNA(fMet)-specific endonuclease VapC — translation MYLLDTNTCIHFMNGTSQAVKHHFQQCSPGEITVCSIVKAELLFGARHSQRVEANLQKLKLFFAPLQSLPFDDRCAEEYAQIRADLARQGKLIGPNDMLIAAIARAHDAVLVTNNTHEFERVANLRLTDWQV, via the coding sequence ATGTACCTACTGGACACCAATACCTGCATCCATTTCATGAACGGTACATCGCAGGCCGTCAAGCACCACTTCCAGCAGTGTTCCCCCGGTGAGATTACCGTATGCAGCATAGTCAAAGCCGAATTGCTATTTGGGGCACGACACAGCCAACGGGTAGAAGCCAATTTGCAAAAACTGAAACTGTTTTTCGCCCCACTGCAAAGCCTGCCGTTTGATGATCGGTGCGCGGAGGAATACGCCCAAATCCGTGCAGACCTTGCCCGTCAGGGCAAACTGATCGGTCCCAACGACATGCTAATTGCCGCCATTGCACGGGCGCATGACGCGGTACTGGTGACAAATAATACCCATGAATTTGAACGGGTCGCCAACCTGCGGCTAACTGATTGGCAGGTTTGA
- a CDS encoding disulfide bond formation protein B, which produces MLPLTRKSLWLAIGLIAMSLALSSFVLTAGLNLHPCYLCIFQRLLFMLIAVFGLLAAIGFGEKVWGSLVLLLAGVGTATASYQTWLQLQPPGSASCAGSQPGLIEQFVYFLSDNVPSLFEVSGLCEDEELVIMGLSLANWALVSFASALVVAVWALFKRGSD; this is translated from the coding sequence ATGCTACCCCTAACCCGTAAATCCCTCTGGCTTGCGATTGGCCTGATCGCGATGAGTCTGGCGTTGAGCAGTTTCGTACTGACTGCTGGGTTGAATCTCCACCCCTGCTATTTGTGCATTTTCCAGCGACTGTTATTCATGCTGATTGCGGTATTCGGGCTGCTGGCAGCAATCGGGTTTGGTGAAAAAGTGTGGGGTAGTCTGGTGCTATTGCTGGCAGGCGTGGGAACGGCTACGGCGAGTTATCAAACCTGGTTGCAATTACAGCCGCCCGGTAGTGCTTCTTGTGCGGGCAGTCAACCCGGCTTGATTGAGCAATTTGTTTATTTCCTGAGCGATAACGTGCCCAGCTTGTTTGAGGTCAGCGGTTTGTGTGAAGACGAGGAATTGGTGATTATGGGGCTTTCTCTCGCCAATTGGGCGTTGGTTTCTTTCGCGTCAGCGTTGGTCGTTGCCGTGTGGGCGTTGTTTAAACGCGGGTCAGACTAA
- a CDS encoding BsuBI/PstI family type II restriction endonuclease — translation MTTQQERINEALHILQALGMPKEQLNERTAITLLALLNLPADTQWQHASNSLLGIRAILDFARQQMARNYAENTRESVRKYSVKQLVAAGVLLHNPDKPDRAVNSADNCYQVEEQALVLFQQFGTKAWDAALGNYLAQRQTLADQFARHRDMQRIPVTIQQDQTITLSPGAHSDLIRQIIEVFAPHFVPGGELVYVGDTGSKWGYFNESLLQSLGVEVGSHGKMPDIVLYHREKNWLILVEAVTSSGPVDGIRHAELANLFKSSSAGLVYVTAFPDRGEILRKFLSVVAWETEVWCASDPSHLIHFNGVRFLGPYTS, via the coding sequence ATGACCACACAGCAAGAACGCATCAACGAGGCATTGCACATCCTCCAAGCCTTGGGGATGCCCAAAGAACAACTCAACGAACGCACCGCCATTACGTTGCTGGCATTGCTGAATTTACCTGCTGATACGCAATGGCAACATGCCAGCAATTCACTGCTGGGTATCCGTGCCATACTGGATTTTGCCCGCCAACAAATGGCACGCAATTACGCCGAAAACACCCGCGAAAGTGTGCGCAAATACAGTGTCAAACAATTGGTAGCGGCAGGTGTCTTGCTGCACAACCCGGACAAACCCGACCGCGCAGTGAATAGCGCGGATAATTGCTATCAAGTCGAGGAACAAGCTCTTGTGCTGTTCCAACAGTTTGGCACAAAAGCTTGGGATGCCGCTTTAGGCAACTATTTGGCACAACGGCAAACACTGGCTGACCAGTTTGCCCGCCACCGTGATATGCAGCGCATTCCTGTCACCATTCAGCAAGATCAAACGATTACTTTGAGTCCGGGCGCACATTCCGACCTGATCCGGCAGATTATTGAGGTATTTGCCCCGCACTTTGTTCCCGGTGGCGAGCTGGTATACGTGGGTGATACCGGCAGCAAATGGGGCTATTTCAACGAATCGTTGTTGCAATCATTGGGCGTTGAAGTCGGCAGCCACGGCAAAATGCCTGACATAGTGCTCTATCACCGCGAGAAAAACTGGCTGATCTTGGTCGAAGCCGTAACTAGCAGTGGCCCGGTAGATGGAATTCGCCACGCCGAACTTGCCAACTTGTTCAAATCAAGTTCGGCTGGATTGGTTTACGTGACAGCCTTCCCTGACCGAGGCGAAATCCTGCGCAAGTTCTTGTCAGTAGTCGCATGGGAAACTGAAGTTTGGTGTGCCAGCGACCCTTCGCATTTGATTCATTTCAATGGTGTGCGGTTTTTAGGGCCGTATACAAGCTAA
- a CDS encoding DUF6035 family protein translates to MSENEQKRLQIPLVIDSLSEEEIPASLINEIYEQHEIQDIRFKNRFVCAYCKQTVLLYSRADVQSRHGHLYHFQHTPGTECEWRSDKVGRAYLYQGIKEGNKHRDLKTMLAQTLNHLNGWLVISVDKRFLFSPDQRKRGKPDVYATYKGTEVVFEIQLRAESPKIISTRQELYRDSGRKLIWLSMENSEIVSEDFSKNCIDVKQVQKDIAFTNRGNWFIFNKNMCQDSIDAGQLVLLAMVWTPEISANKIIYQWRQYKITYNDLTFEKGEVFYKDFHMMHRDAIQQLRQRGQEKCLLILEKEEPRTFVDFIELTRSAWPTFDENHDAEWLRCTFNDYGNNKKIALKAAILDFFKSTDWREKSSHEGWTRITQKISNPKIGININSNLVVIEKILLILGYKISEHLSPEKSKHIWACHNFYDYTSYKPYRELCQKAIEHSKYNNQIVSDKTMQKRINAPVDIEQKHDLDDFLAWFMKNPLLPLES, encoded by the coding sequence ATGTCGGAAAATGAGCAAAAAAGACTGCAAATCCCATTAGTAATTGACTCTTTAAGCGAAGAGGAAATTCCAGCGTCCTTGATTAATGAAATTTACGAGCAGCATGAAATTCAGGATATAAGATTTAAGAATCGCTTTGTATGCGCTTATTGCAAGCAGACAGTCTTATTGTATTCCAGAGCAGATGTACAATCTCGACACGGACATCTCTACCATTTCCAGCACACGCCTGGCACCGAGTGTGAATGGAGAAGTGATAAAGTTGGTCGAGCGTACCTTTATCAAGGGATTAAAGAGGGAAATAAACATCGCGATCTAAAAACAATGCTGGCTCAAACACTGAATCACTTAAACGGATGGTTAGTAATTAGTGTGGACAAGCGTTTTCTTTTTAGTCCAGATCAGCGCAAGCGAGGAAAACCGGATGTTTATGCAACATACAAAGGAACAGAGGTTGTTTTTGAGATCCAGCTAAGGGCAGAAAGTCCAAAAATAATCAGTACTAGGCAAGAACTTTACCGAGATAGTGGCAGGAAACTTATCTGGTTGAGCATGGAAAATAGTGAGATAGTTTCTGAGGATTTCTCAAAGAATTGCATTGATGTGAAGCAGGTTCAGAAAGATATTGCTTTCACTAATAGAGGGAATTGGTTCATCTTTAATAAAAATATGTGCCAAGACTCAATTGATGCTGGGCAGCTAGTACTTTTAGCCATGGTGTGGACTCCAGAAATAAGTGCAAATAAAATCATCTATCAATGGAGACAATACAAAATAACATATAATGACTTAACCTTCGAAAAAGGAGAAGTATTTTATAAAGATTTCCACATGATGCATCGGGATGCTATTCAGCAGCTTAGGCAGAGAGGCCAAGAAAAATGCCTTCTTATTTTAGAGAAAGAAGAGCCTCGAACCTTTGTTGATTTTATTGAACTTACCAGAAGCGCATGGCCTACCTTTGACGAAAATCATGATGCCGAATGGTTAAGATGCACATTTAATGATTATGGAAATAATAAAAAAATAGCTTTAAAGGCAGCCATTCTTGATTTTTTCAAAAGCACAGATTGGCGTGAGAAAAGTAGTCATGAAGGGTGGACTAGAATAACTCAAAAAATATCCAATCCAAAAATCGGAATAAATATCAACTCCAATCTTGTTGTGATAGAAAAAATATTATTGATCCTTGGATATAAAATAAGCGAACATCTAAGCCCAGAGAAATCAAAACACATATGGGCTTGTCATAATTTTTATGATTATACCTCATACAAACCATATCGCGAGCTTTGCCAAAAAGCGATAGAGCACAGTAAATATAACAATCAAATCGTTAGTGATAAAACAATGCAAAAACGCATTAATGCTCCTGTGGATATAGAACAAAAACACGATTTAGATGATTTCTTGGCTTGGTTCATGAAAAACCCATTACTTCCGCTGGAATCATGA
- a CDS encoding VF530 family DNA-binding protein — protein sequence MSNDLKQRNNPLHGLTLEAILTALVAHFGWAELAERIPLRCFSIDPSIKSSLKFLRKTPWAREKVEGLYGFMQREIHRASKSDPAAD from the coding sequence ATGTCCAACGACCTCAAGCAACGCAACAATCCTCTGCATGGCCTCACGCTGGAGGCGATACTCACCGCGCTGGTGGCGCATTTTGGTTGGGCGGAATTGGCTGAGCGCATTCCTCTGCGTTGTTTTAGCATCGACCCCAGCATTAAATCCAGCCTGAAGTTTTTGCGTAAAACGCCTTGGGCGCGCGAAAAAGTGGAGGGGCTTTACGGCTTTATGCAGCGTGAGATTCATCGCGCGAGCAAGAGCGACCCCGCCGCTGACTAA
- a CDS encoding IS4 family transposase, giving the protein MNWSSTELTDLDLGDKRLETRAAHILNAMLKVPQSSIPKACQSWSSTLATYRFFWNEAVSHDALMASHFEATECRIRQQDSRIILCIQDTTELDFNGQETEGLGRLSYDKQRGMYLHPTLCITPERLPLGITDTWMWSRGLSKAADQANPSIKESRRWIEGYERVAELAARCPEHRFIYAGDRESDFYDLLQRAQALNYPADLLIRAQHNRALGDDLKLWDAIEQQQALTRITFTKPRKQGEKPRKVVQEIKVLRYTLRPKSKHPMLLTLVQAKEINPPAGKSPLIWRLVTNRCVETADAACELIDWYRARWEIEMFFDVLKVGCRVEKLQLETKERIEKALALYIMVAWRIMFLMRLGRTCPELPADLVFDPLEWKVSFRLGKKALPDGIPTLNQVIRNLAELGGFLGRKSDGEPGAKSIWLGYSRVLDCIYGIQMASELGMD; this is encoded by the coding sequence ATGAACTGGTCATCTACCGAACTCACCGATCTTGATTTGGGAGACAAGCGCCTCGAAACACGCGCAGCCCATATTCTCAACGCCATGCTAAAAGTGCCCCAATCCAGTATCCCCAAGGCTTGCCAGAGTTGGTCAAGCACCTTGGCGACGTACCGTTTCTTCTGGAATGAAGCGGTGAGCCATGATGCTTTGATGGCATCCCACTTTGAAGCGACAGAGTGCCGAATTCGTCAACAAGACTCGCGGATTATCCTGTGTATTCAAGATACGACCGAACTGGACTTCAATGGACAGGAAACCGAGGGTTTAGGGCGGTTATCCTACGATAAGCAACGCGGGATGTACCTGCATCCGACCTTGTGTATTACCCCAGAACGTTTGCCGTTGGGCATCACCGATACGTGGATGTGGTCACGGGGATTGAGCAAAGCGGCAGACCAAGCCAACCCCAGCATCAAAGAAAGCCGTCGTTGGATTGAAGGGTATGAACGGGTAGCCGAACTGGCGGCACGCTGCCCTGAACACCGCTTCATCTATGCGGGCGACCGTGAAAGCGACTTTTACGACTTGCTCCAACGGGCGCAAGCCTTGAATTACCCGGCTGACCTACTGATACGGGCGCAACATAACCGTGCCTTAGGAGATGACCTCAAACTGTGGGATGCCATTGAGCAACAACAGGCGTTGACCCGTATCACCTTTACCAAACCGCGCAAGCAGGGTGAAAAGCCCCGCAAAGTGGTACAAGAAATCAAGGTGTTACGTTATACCTTGCGTCCCAAGAGTAAGCATCCGATGCTATTGACCTTGGTTCAAGCCAAAGAAATTAACCCACCCGCCGGAAAATCGCCCCTCATTTGGCGTTTAGTCACCAACCGTTGTGTAGAGACCGCCGATGCTGCCTGTGAACTCATCGACTGGTATCGAGCGCGTTGGGAAATCGAAATGTTTTTTGATGTCCTGAAAGTTGGCTGTCGCGTCGAAAAACTGCAACTGGAGACCAAAGAGCGCATCGAAAAAGCCCTCGCGCTCTACATCATGGTGGCCTGGCGGATTATGTTTCTGATGCGGTTGGGGCGTACCTGCCCAGAACTTCCGGCTGATCTGGTGTTTGACCCGCTGGAATGGAAAGTATCCTTCCGGCTCGGCAAAAAAGCACTACCCGATGGCATACCTACCCTCAATCAAGTGATACGCAATCTGGCAGAACTGGGTGGCTTTTTGGGCAGAAAATCCGATGGCGAACCGGGGGCTAAAAGTATCTGGTTAGGCTATTCACGAGTGCTGGACTGCATTTATGGCATTCAGATGGCTAGTGAGTTGGGAATGGATTGA